In the Setaria italica strain Yugu1 chromosome VI, Setaria_italica_v2.0, whole genome shotgun sequence genome, one interval contains:
- the LOC101755731 gene encoding chloride channel protein CLC-f, with the protein MAGSDLEPLRAGAAALPSSSDPDSPATPRRSRMRELLRNLDRRLSNRSRGGEGAATAGRGGGEAGASPRRGEEDSDELGDGAPPEWALLLVGCLLGLATGICVAAFNRGVHVIHEWAWAGTPTEGAAWLRLQRLADTWHRILLIPVTGGVVVGMMHGLLEIFEQIKQSLSSQREGIDFMAAIFPTIKAIQAAITLGTGCSLGPEGPSVDIGKSCANGCAAMMENNRERSIALVAAGSAAGIASGFNAAVAGCFFAIETVLRPLQAENSPPFTTAMIILASVISSTVSNVLLGEKAAFIVPTYELKSAAELPLYLILGMLCGVVSVAFRQLVVWFTKTFDLIRKKFGLPAVVCPALGGLGAGLIALRYPGILYWGFTNVDEILHTGKSASAPGIWLLAQLAAAKVVATALCKGSGLVGGLYAPSLMIGAAVGAVFGGSAAELINSAIPGNTAVAHPQAYALVGMAATLASVCSVPLTSVLLLFELTKDYRILLPLMGAVGLAIWVPSVVNQSGSKDTFKATSPRHGYSSLLPPTDRNETDWRRQDGDDVELAILDVDPYHYGSNNEEMLLDDLKVSQAMSKHYVKVTPTLTIKEATRLMQDKQQSCVLVVDNEDFLEGIVTLGDIRRKGFEPSENSNSTGENSSTLDANSSPVSSCLTRGFQFHGNERGLVTCFPDTDLSTAKVLMEVKGIKQLPVVKRGAGRRNDGRRKVLGLLHYDSIGWCLREELERWKAIYQRENFQQTTVNGH; encoded by the exons ATGGCGGGGAGCGACCTCGAGCCGctgcgcgccggcgcggccgcgctgCCGTCCTCGTCGGACCCGGACTCGCCCGCGACCCCGCGCCGGAGCCGCATGCGGGAGCTACTGCGGAACCTGGACCGCCGGCTCTCGAACCGGAGCCGAGGAGGCGAGGGCGCCGCGACcgcggggcgcggcggtgggGAAGCGGGGGCTTCGCCGAGGAGGGGCGAGGAGGACAGCGACGAGCTCGGGGACGGGGCGCCGCCCGAGTGGGCGCTGCTGCTCGTCGGGTGCCTCCTCGGGCTTGCCACCGGCATCTGCGTTGCGGCGTTCAATCGCGGG GTGCATGTTATACATGAATGGGCATGGGCAGGCACACCCACTGAGGGTGCTGCTTGGCTCCGTCTGCAGAGGCTGGCTGATACTTGGCACAGGATATTGTTGATTCCAGTGACTGGTGGAGTAGTAGTTGGGATGATGCATGGATTATTGGAGATCTTTGAGCAGATAAAGCAATCATTATCATCTCAAAGGGAAGGTATTGATTTCATGGCCGCGATCTTTCCCACAATCAAGGCCATCCAAGCTGCCATTACTTTAGGGACGGGGTGTTCACTGGGGCCAGAAGGGCCTAGTGTTGATATTGGTAAATCTTGCGCAAATGGATGCGCTGCAATGATGGAGAACAACAGGGAACGGAGCATTGCTCTTGTTGCAGCTGGATCAGCTGCTGGAATCGCTTCAG GTTTTAATGCAGCAGTTGCTGGATGCTTTTTTGCTATCGAAACAGTATTGAGGCCACTTCAAGCAGAGAACTCACCACCATTCACTACTGCTATGATTATATTGGCATCAGTTATATCATCAACTGTGTCCAATGTTTTGCTAGGGGAAAAGGCAGCGTTTATTGTCCCGACGTATGAACTAAAATCTGCTGCTG AGTTGCCACTCTACCTTATTCTAGGCATGCTTTGTGGAGTTGTGAGTGTGGCATTCAGGCAGTTGGTTGTTTGGTTCACCAAGACTTTTGACTTGATAAGGAAAAAGTTTGGCCTTCCTGCTGTAGTATGTCCTGCTTTAGGTGGTCTTGGAGCAGGCTTAATAGCACTAAGGTACCCTGGAATATTGTATTGGGGTTTCACCAATGTTGATGAGATTTTACATACTGGTAAAAGTGCTTCAGCCCCTGGAATCTGGCTCTTAGCTCAATTAGCTGCTGCAAAAGTTGTAGCAACTGCACTTTGCAAAGGTTCTGGTCTTGTTGGTGGCCTTTATGCTCCAAGTTTGATGATTGGCGCTGCTGTCGGTGCTGTTTTTGGAGGCTCAGCAGCAGAATTGATAAACTCTGCCATTCCGGGTAACACTGCTGTCGCACATCCTCAAGCTTATGCGCTA GTGGGAATGGCTGCCACACTGGCTTCAGTCTGCTCTGTCCCATTGACATCTGTGCTACTGCTCTTTGAGTTGACTAAGGATTACAGAATTCTACTTCCTCTGATG GGAGCTGTTGGTTTAGCAATATGGGTCCCCTCTGTTGTAAATCAATCTGGTAGCAAAGATACATTTAAGGCAACATCTCCTCGACATGGTTATTCTTCACTATTACCTCCTACTGATAGGAATGAGACAGATTGGAGGCGACAAGATGGGGATGATGTTGAACTCGCAATTCTAGATGTTGATCCCTACCACTATGGTAGTAACAATGAGGAGATGCTTCTTGATGACTTGAAG GTATCGCAAGCAATGTCAAAGCATTATGTGAAGGTCACACCTACATTGACTATCAAGGAGGCAACAAGGTTGATGCAAGATAAGCAGCAAAGTTGTGTTCTAGTCGTAGATAATGAAGATTTTCTCGAGGGAATTGTAACATTAGGTGATATTCGTCGTAAAGGATTTGAACCAAGTGAAAATTCTAATAGTACTGGGGAAAATTCATCTACCTTGGAT GCAAATTCTTCTCCTGTCTCATCATGCCTCACTCGAGGTTTTCAGTTCCATGGCAATGAAAGAGGACTAGTGACCTGCTTTCCTGATACAGACCTGAGTACTGCTAAGGTGCTAATGGAAGTTAAAGGTATTAAGCAACTTCCAGTGGTCAAACGGGGTGCTGGTCGAAGAAATGATGGGAGGCGTAAGGTCCTTGGCCTTCTTCACTATGATTCAATAGGATGGTGCTTGAG GGAAGAGCTTGAACGGTGGAAGGCAATATACCAAAGAGAGAATTTCCAGCAGACAACAGTCAATGGGCACTGA
- the LOC101764934 gene encoding uncharacterized protein LOC101764934 — protein MRFPARYAWLAAAAAAGGGGAELAVASPTKTHFLPTRRHSSAAAATTATTEPPQMAPTADGPTPPGTSPWVILGSIPRVAPPGGVGADDEAGADVSLALAAPPRVSRLAVSERVFPDRPTPQSFPFVLAADRSGLLLLSAILSTPPRRVVIDRPGHQSVHWEDTDPRYYVLDAATGAASRLPDPAPQETIEHQALVGLVACPGAAGGGGGFMVAELLPLIGSDKAHLRCYSSDVGEWVDKRVRYPLPPRPLAPICTISHQGKLWWADYSWGIITADPFADDPVLRFVPLPPGCVLQCREAWGVLDEFRYLGVSAGRLRFVDTYRRRGDPTKVTVWTLPDADAREWKLEHEATFADIWADDSYKATGLPKEPPVLALIHPHNPAVVYFFLEGHLFAVDVSVRKVVDCDRYNLVAPPQYYPISNRFIRAWELPRAISSDPGNWSTDISSSQEPTEAPPTREVPSPGDYHLVGNTRQTFIG, from the exons ATGAGATTTCCGGCTCGCTACGCTTGGCttgccgctgctgccgctgccggcggcggcggcgcggagctcgcTGTTGCTAGCCCGACCAAAACCCACTTCCTCCCCACGCGGCGccacagcagcgccgccgccgccaccaccgccaccaccgagCCTCCGCAGATGGCGCCCACCGCCGACGGCCCCACCCCTCCGGGGACGTCGCCGTGGGTCATCCTCGGCAGCATCCCGCGCGTCGCGCCGCCGGGCGGCGTCGGGGCCGACGACGAGGCCGGCGCCGACGTGTCGCTGGCGCTCGCGGCGCCCCCGCGCGTGTCGCGCCTGGCCGTCTCCGAGCGCGTGTTCCCGGACCGCCCCACGCCGCAGAGCTTCCCGTTCGTGCTCGCCGCGGACCGCTcggggctcctcctcctctcggccATCCTCTCCACCCCGCCGCGGCGCGTCGTGATCGACCGCCCGGGCCACCAGTCGGTCCACTGGGAGGACACCGACCCGCGCTACTACGTCCTCGACGCCGCCACGGGCGCCGCGTCCCGCCTCCCGGACCCCGCCCCGCAGGAGACCATCGAGCACCAGGCGCTCGTTGGCCTCGTCGcctgccccggcgccgccggcggcggcggaggcttcATGGTCGCCGAGCTCCTCCCGCTCATCGGGAGCGACAAGGCCCACCTCCGCTGCTACTCCTCCGACGTCGGCGAGTGGGTCGACAAGCGCGTGCGTTACCCGCTCCCGCCGCGGCCCCTGGCGCCGATCTGCACGATCTCCCACCAGGGCAAGCTCTGGTGGGCCGACTACTCCTGGGGCATCATCACCGCCGACCCCTTCGCCGACGACCCCGTGCTCCGCTTCGTGCCTCTCCCCCCGGGCTGCGTGCTCCAGTGCAGGGAGGCCTGGGGTGTGCTCGACGAGTTCCGCTACCTCGGGGTCAGCGCCGGCAGGCTACGCTTCGTCGACACCTACCGCCGCCGCGGTGACCCCACCAAGGTCACCGTCTGGACCCTGCCCGACGCCGACGCCAGGGAGTGGAAGCTGGAGCACGAGGCCACCTTCGCCGACATATGGGCCGACGACTCCTACAAGGCGACTGGGCTCCCCAAGGAGCCCCCCGTGCTCGCGCTCATCCACCCCCACAACCCCGCCGTTGTCTACTTCTTCCTCGAGGGCCACCTCTTCGCCGTCGACGTGAGTGTCCGCAAGGTTGTCGACTGCGATCGCTACAATCTGGTGGCGCCTCCCCAATACTACCCCATCTCCAATCGGTTCATCCGCGCCTGGGAGCTGCCGCGTGCGATCTCATCAG ATCCGGGGAATTGGTCGACTGACATCAGCTCGTCTCAAGAACCAACTGAAGCGCCACCAACCCGGGAAGTGCCATCTCCCGGGGATTACCACTTGGTCGGCAACACAAGGCAGACATTCATCGGATGA